Part of the Deltaproteobacteria bacterium genome, ATGATTCTTCTCTGTTAGCAATTATGCAGGTATGGCCATTTGATGCTAAAAATGTTCAAAGTTTAGTCGAGGAACTTGCAAGACGGGAGCCAAATGTTGTTGAGAAATTGGCTGCGCTCTATTCGCGGAGAGTATTGTATCTCGTTAAAAGCCAGGACATTTTCTCCGCCACAGCTTATTTTAAGGAAGTTTTAAGGCTTCGTCCCGATGATAATCGCGAGAATGACGAGCTTAGATTAGATATTGCATTTGTAGCTAGTGATAATAAGTCGCGTGCGTTTGCGGAGGCGCGCATAGCCGAGCTTGAATCTCGTTCTCGCCTTTCTTTCTTCTCGAAAATTAGACTATTTTTTGACGGATATTACTTTGGATGGTTTTTTGTTTTGTTGTTTACAGTATGCGGCCTGGTTCTTGTTGTTGTAGTTGCTTATTTTGTGTTGCGAGCAGTGAGGTATATCCAAAGCAAGATGCCCGAAAAGGTGGTCTTAGGCAGGATTGAGCGCGAGGACGAATATTCCCGCTTACTCGCGCTTTTTGGCCTTGACGATACTGCAACCGAAGAGGACATAAAACATGCCTATAGGGATATGGTTAAGGCGTATCACCCTGATATGCAACATAATCCTGGCAATGTGAAAAAAGAAGAATTCTATTCTGCAAGGTTTTTAGAACTTAGAGAAGCTTATGAACAACTCTTGATAATGAAAAAGGGAATGTTTTTTAAGAAGAAGTGAGTTTAAATACTAGCTTTCCGCGAACTGTATTCTATAAGCACTTCGCTACATATAAGACGGATGTTAGCATTATCGCATGGCGAAAAACTGCCATGTTTCTTTTGATATTGTTTTTCTTTTCTGAACGCGCAGATGCCGAGAATTTCGAAACTGAGGGGCATCTAAAATATAGATTATGGCACGGCGAGGATGAGCTTCTTGACAATGGTTATTTAGAATCATTGCCACTGCACATTTTAGATTTTCGCCTAAAGACAGCCTATCAGCGCGAATACCTTAAATTTATCGTCCACGACGAGGTTTTTGCCATTTCTGGTTTTAGGTCTAGCGATCTAGCGCCCGGCGAGGGCTTATTGCCATTATTGCAAGCCTCAGCTTCTAACGATGACGACAAACGGCAAATTTTTGATTTAACTCTTCAAGGTAAAGAAGGTGATGACATTGTTTGGGTAAATAGAGTCGACCGATTAATGTTTAGTTATGCTAAGGGAAGGATCGTTGCTTCTGTGGGAAGACAGGCAATTACCTGGGGAAATGCCATTTTATTTCCCGTCTTGGATTTTTTTAATCCGTTTTCGCCTACTCAATTCGATCGAGACTATAAAGTCGGCACTGATATGCTCTATTCTCAATGGTTATTGAACGACGAAAGCGATATCCAATTTGTGGTAGTTCCCCGGCGAGATTTTCAAACGCAATCTATAGAGAGTAAAGAGAGTTCATATGTTGTAAAATGGCGCACAAATGTAGATGAGCTAAGCTTCGATTTTCTTCTGTCTAGGCATTTTGACGAGAATTTGCTAGGTGGCGGCGTCTCGCGAGATCTCTGGGATGGAATGTTTAGGTTGGATGTCTCGAGTGTGGAGCTGGTAAATGGGGATTGGAAGTTTAGTTATGTCTTTAACTACGATCGCTCTTGGGTGATTTTTGCCAAAAACTTATATGGTTTTGTGGAGTATTTTTATAATGGCTTCGGCATTGATTCAGGGGATTACAAGGCGCCGCCCGATTTCCTAATATCTCGCTTGTTGCGAGGCGAAATGTTTACTATCGGATGCGATTATTTCGGCACTGGCCTTAGGTTAGAACTAACTCCATTGCTGAATGCTTACGCTAATGCTTTTTTTAATTTAGGCGATGAGAGTGGCCAAGCGTGGATAAATTTAAGTTATGATTGCCTTGAAAATTTGCAAATTACTGCAAGTGTCGGATTGCCTTTTGGCCCACTGGGTAGCGAGTTCGGCAAAAGCCCGGAAGGTGTAGGTGTGTCATCGTCTAATATTGCGGTCAGCGGATATTTTCAGTTGTCTTATTTTTTCGGTGTCGCGTGAAAGAGTTGAATGATTTGTTCTGTCGGGGAATTGTCGCATCATGGTGCAAATAAAAGAAAGAACGATTAAGTGGCATTCGCTCTCAGTTGCGGATGCCTATGCCAAACTTGATTCGAGCGATAGCGGTCTAAGCAGCGCAGAGGCTATGTCGCGGCTAAGGAGAGATGGCAAGAACGTAATCGAGCAAGCTACTCGCACGACTGTTGCTGAACTCCTTCTAAAGCAATTCAATAACTATTTTATATTTATCCTTTTAGCAGCGGCTCTAATCTCTGCAAGTCTAGGAGTCCTTGAGGGAAGTATGCAGGAGGCCATTGAGGCATCTTTAATTCTCTTAATTGTTGGTTTTATTGTCGCACTGGGTTTTTATCAAGAGTATCGCGCTGAAAGAGAGTTAGAAGCTTTGAAAAATCTATTGTCACCTCTTGCAAGCGTTATTCGGGACGGCGGTGAAAGCGAAATCGATGCGTCGACTTTAGTTGTGGGAGATGTAGTCAAACTAGTTGAGGGCAAGAAAGTTCCAGCAGATTGCAAGATAATAAGGTCTAATCAACTTCGAGTAGATGAGTCATCTCTTACCGGTGAGTCTCTCCCGGTCGAAAAGATCCTTGGAGATTTAGATGAGTCTACTTTAATTGGCGATCGAACTAATATGCTCTTTGGCGGCACTGCTGTTGTGCATGGCCATTCATTGGCGTTAGTAGTTGAAACAGGAATGAAGACCGAGCTAGGTATAATAGCTAGTTCCTTGCAGGCTATAAAAAAGGAAAAAACCCCCTTGCAGGAGCGCCTGGACAAGCTGGGAAAGCAGTTTGGCCTAGCGACATTAGTTCTCTGCGTAGCAATGTTTTTGCTGGGGTATTTTGGCCAGGCAAAATCTTTTATCGAAATATTTATGATTAGCGTTGCTCTTGGTGTTGCCGCAGTTCCGGAAGGTTTACCGGGTGTGGTTACAATAGCGTTGGCGCGAGGAGTTAGGCGCATGGTTAAAATTAACTGCATAGTTAGAAAACTTACTGCAGTTGAAACCCTTGGTTCTACCACTGTTATATGCACAGATAAAACTGGAACTCTTACGAAAAATGAGATGACAGCTAAGAAGCTTTGGGCCGATGGAAAAATGTATTCGCTCTTAGATAAAGGGGTTGGCACTGTTGGTGCCTTATTAGACGAGAATGGGAATAAGTGTGGAGCGATACCAGATGTGGTGAAAAAGCAAGTATTGATTGGTGTGCTTTGCAATCATGCCACTATGCAAAATGGCTCGGTAAGCGGAGATCCCACGGAAGCCGCTCTCGTATCTCTTGGTGCAAAACTGGGTTTTGTTAAAAGCAGCTTGGTAAATGACTATGAGCGCTTGGATGAAATTCCATTTGATTCAAAGCGCAAGATGGCTAGTTTTCTTTATGGTGCGCCTGACGGCAGGTACGTATATTCGCTCGGTGCGCCGGAGGTAATTTTAGGTAGGTCTAATAGAATCATTTCCGCGGAAAGAGTAGAGTTGTTAACGCCATTGTTGCGGGACAAAGTGCTCGCTACGTATGACGGCCTTGCAAGCGATGCTTATAGAGTGTTGGGTTTTTCATATCGCCCTTGTGCCGATGGCGTTTTGTTGGAAGATTTAGAACCAAGCGATGTCTTTATTGGGCTAGTAGGCATTATAGATCCCCCGCGCGAGGAAGTAAGGGAGGCTGTAAGTAAGTGCGTAGCGGCAGGTATAAAGGTAGTCATGATTACTGGCGACTATCAGCTTACGGCTAAAGCTATTGCCAAGGATTTGGGTATATTTAAGGATAGCGATACTATCTTAACTGGTGGCGAGTTGGCGCAGAAGAGTGACGCAGAGTTTTTAGAAACCGTAGAAGAGGTTTCAGTATACGCGCGAGTTTCCCCAAGCGACAAGTTAAAGATTGTCGAAGCTCTTCAGGCGCGAGGTCACGTCGTTGCCATGACGGGCGATGGCGTAAATGATGCGCCGGCTCTAAAAAAATCCGACATAGGCGTAGCTATGGGTCTTTCGGGTACGGATGTTAGCAAAGAGGCAGCTGACATGGTGCTAGCGGATGACAATTTTTCATCCATTGTTAGGGCGGTAGAGGAGGGGAGAGGGATTTACGATAACATTCGTAAGTTCTTTGCGTATTTGGTTTCTGGCAATGTAGGCGAAATAATTTTGGTTTTTGTGAGCAGTGCGCTAACTTCTCTTCCCGTAGCTCTTACTGCGTCGCAGATTCTAGTGATTAATCTCATTAGTGATGGTTTGCCGGCTTTAGCTCTTGGTCTCGATCCTTTTGAGCCAAATGCCATGACTCGCCGACCGCGCCCTAAAGACGAGCCCATTTATCGGGGCCTTAGCCCATTTTTGCTAGGCTATCCCTTAGTGATGGCGACTATTACTTTGCTCCTGGTGTATTGGGTTTACGATTCTAGTAATGCCAATTTGGCGCAAGCCCAAACTACGGCTTTTATTTCTGTTGCGATATTTGAACTATTTCACGGTTTTTCCGCCCGTTCCACTCGCTTTCCAGTGTGGAAAGTAGGCTTTACTCAGAACAAATACTTGCTCTTGGCCATGAG contains:
- a CDS encoding DnaJ domain-containing protein, which gives rise to MCETQSFDFPRRLARRSLVLSILSVVFLVCKMLPACVYAEDAAIKQADTQALTDSVSAGSIGAADFSTAVLDMVEKKFDFSPALIDFLLENQSVADVLREMLVERVKRLALNGSSLDLLVFKKFAEKHFGARDEATKRISRYVFMLERFEYVQATKDLVVVAKLRERIEREEENHLFLDKLIKWLHLIAKDSLEQGRPEVAIAQLAEVSANRRTDNTVSLASESFEKLWKFSQNDSSLLAIMQVWPFDAKNVQSLVEELARREPNVVEKLAALYSRRVLYLVKSQDIFSATAYFKEVLRLRPDDNRENDELRLDIAFVASDNKSRAFAEARIAELESRSRLSFFSKIRLFFDGYYFGWFFVLLFTVCGLVLVVVVAYFVLRAVRYIQSKMPEKVVLGRIEREDEYSRLLALFGLDDTATEEDIKHAYRDMVKAYHPDMQHNPGNVKKEEFYSARFLELREAYEQLLIMKKGMFFKKK
- a CDS encoding cation-translocating P-type ATPase — encoded protein: MVQIKERTIKWHSLSVADAYAKLDSSDSGLSSAEAMSRLRRDGKNVIEQATRTTVAELLLKQFNNYFIFILLAAALISASLGVLEGSMQEAIEASLILLIVGFIVALGFYQEYRAERELEALKNLLSPLASVIRDGGESEIDASTLVVGDVVKLVEGKKVPADCKIIRSNQLRVDESSLTGESLPVEKILGDLDESTLIGDRTNMLFGGTAVVHGHSLALVVETGMKTELGIIASSLQAIKKEKTPLQERLDKLGKQFGLATLVLCVAMFLLGYFGQAKSFIEIFMISVALGVAAVPEGLPGVVTIALARGVRRMVKINCIVRKLTAVETLGSTTVICTDKTGTLTKNEMTAKKLWADGKMYSLLDKGVGTVGALLDENGNKCGAIPDVVKKQVLIGVLCNHATMQNGSVSGDPTEAALVSLGAKLGFVKSSLVNDYERLDEIPFDSKRKMASFLYGAPDGRYVYSLGAPEVILGRSNRIISAERVELLTPLLRDKVLATYDGLASDAYRVLGFSYRPCADGVLLEDLEPSDVFIGLVGIIDPPREEVREAVSKCVAAGIKVVMITGDYQLTAKAIAKDLGIFKDSDTILTGGELAQKSDAEFLETVEEVSVYARVSPSDKLKIVEALQARGHVVAMTGDGVNDAPALKKSDIGVAMGLSGTDVSKEAADMVLADDNFSSIVRAVEEGRGIYDNIRKFFAYLVSGNVGEIILVFVSSALTSLPVALTASQILVINLISDGLPALALGLDPFEPNAMTRRPRPKDEPIYRGLSPFLLGYPLVMATITLLLVYWVYDSSNANLAQAQTTAFISVAIFELFHGFSARSTRFPVWKVGFTQNKYLLLAMSLSFIFVCALLYLPVNIPYTNHSLQAVMSLTPLPFSLLMTVIAASTLGFIYIELHKFLRCRASLKVSANR